CGCTGCTTCAGCGAGCTCGGCGCCTCGGCGGAGCTCGTCCACATGAACCAGCTCGACCGATCGAAGGTCGCGCCCGAGGACTTCCGCAGGCTCGAGGACTACCAGGCCCTCATGATCCCGGGCGGCTTCAGCGCGGGCGACTACATCCGCGCGGGCGCCATCTGGGCCGCGCGCCTGAAGTCCCGCCACGCGAAGGAGCTCGAGGCGTTCGTCGCGGAGGGCAAGCCCGTCGGCGGGATCTGCAACGGTTTCCAGGTGCTCGTCGAGGTGGGCCTCCTGCCGGCGATCGGACACGAGGTCATGAGCCCCGATCCGCAGGCCGTGCTGCACATCAACGACTCCAACCGCTACGAGTGCCGCCCCGTGCACCTCAAGCACGTGAACAAGGGTCGCTGCGTCGCGACGCGCGGCATCCGGACGGGCGAGGTGCGCACGATCATCGCGAGCCACGGCGAGGGCAAGCTCCTCTACCCGAAGGACGCGATCGCGCGCATCCTCAAGGACCTCGAGAAGAACGACCAGATCCTCTTCCGCTACGTGGGCCCCGACGGGAAGCCCGCGGGCTACCCGTGGAACCCGAACGGCGCCCCCGGCGACGTCGCGGGCATCACGAACGAGGCCGGCACCGTGTTCGGCATGATGCCGCACCCGGAGCGCGTCTTCCACCGGTACCAGCACCCGGACTGGACGCGCGACGCGAAGGCGAAGCCGGACGCGGCGGGCGACGGACGCGCGATCTTCGAAGGCGTGCTCAGGTACGTCGAGAAGACGCTCTGACGATGGCGCCCACGGGATCGCTGAAAGGCAACCGCGTCCTCCTGCGCGACGAGAAGGAGGCGAGCCCGCTCTACAACAAGGGCGCCTTCGGCACGCCGCTCTCGGGCGGCGGCATCGACCTCGACATCGTCGAGGCGCTCTACCTCGTCGACGCGGGACGCCTCTCGGTCGAGGACGCGGGACGCCGCATGGACCCCGCGGACCTCCTCGCGCTCGGCGCGCGCTCGGAGCGCGAGTTCGAGGTGCGCTACGTCGTGTACCGCGACCTCCGCAACCGCGGCTTCCTGGTGAAGGCCGGCGTGCCCTCGCAGGACCCGCTCGTGAAGGCGTACGATTTCCACCTGTATCCGCGCGGCGGCTTCCCGGGCAAGACGCCGTCGTCGACGCTCGTCCGCGCGGGCACCGAGCGCGTCGCGTTCCACGCGGCGCGATGGGCCGAGGAGGCGGCGCGGGCCGCGGGCCTCGGCAAGAGCCTGCTTGCGGCCATCGTGGACGAGGAGGGGGACCTCACCTACTACGACGTGAAGCTCGCGGATCCCCGCGGCGAGGTGCCGGTTCGGCCGCGCGACCATTCGGGCGAGCGCGCGCACCTGCTCGCGGACCGCGTCGTCGCGCACGGCGCCCTCGCGGACGCCCTCGCCTCGGAGGAGCATTACGGCCGCGCGCTCTCGCCCGGCCGCCAGCTCTCGCCCGAGGAAACGCTCTACCTCCTCGAGGAAACGGGGATGGGCCTCGAGGACGCGGCGAGCGGCGAGCGCGTGGCGGCCTCCGCGTTCCGCGCCCGCGCGCGGGGCCTCAACCCTGAATTCGACGCGCTCTATCCCGTCTTCCGCGACCTCAGGGCCCGCGCGCTCGTCGTGAAGACCGGCTTCAAGTACGGCACGCACTTCCGCGTGTACCGCTCGGGTCCCGACGAGGGGCACGCGCCCTACCTCGTGCACGTGCTCGGGGAGAAGGGCGTTCCCTGGCCCGAGATCGCGGGCTTCATCCGTCTCGCTCACGGCGTCCGTAAGGCGATGCTCTTCGCGACGAGCGGAGGCCGCTACGTCGAGCTGACGCGGACCCGGCCCTGAGCGGCTGGAGTCCCGAAACCGTCGCCGCGACGGCCACGGTGCGATCCTTCATCCACAACGCTTTTGACGCGGGGGGTGGAGCGACGACGCAGGAGCGGGCCCGGCCGGGCGCGCCTTCCTCCAAGCCTCTCAGCCTCCCACCTTCCCGCGCCCGGCCGCGCCGCACCTTTTCGATCGACCCTGGGGCCACACGGTTCTTCGACGGAGGCGGGGCCACGGGACCCATGCACGTCGAGCACTTCATGACGCCGCACCCGGTCGCGTGCGACGCTTCGGATACCGTCGACAAGGTCGCGCGCCAGATGCGGGACAAGGGCGTGGGCGCCGTCGTCGTCCTCGAGCGCGGAAAGGTCGCGGGCATCGTGACGGACCGCGACATCGCGACGACGGTCGTCGCCGAAGGACTCGCGCCCGATCGCACCCCCGTCGAGGACGTGATGACGCGCGATCCGGCGCGCCTCACCCTCGACGACAACATCTTCTCCGCGATCGACACCATGCGCAGCGCCAACGTGGCCCGACGCATCCCCGTGGTGAACGAGTACAACGAGCTTCTCGGCATCGTCAGCATCAGCGACGTCGCGGTCGTCGCGAAAGACCTCATCGAGGCGGTGCTTCTCGAGGAGACCCACCAGGCCATGGAGGAGACGCACGTGCTCACGGGGGGCAAGCGCATCCTCCGAGCGTTGCGAAGCCCGACGAAGGCGGAACGCCTGCCCCCCGAGGAAGCGCTTCGGCCCGTGACGGCGCCGACCCCCGAGGGTCCCGCGCCCTCGACCGGCCGACCCTGATCACCGGCCGCCCAGGCCGAACAGCTCGACGAGCGGCTCGGGACGGACGCGCGCGTGCGCCAGGGCGACATACTGCGCGACGAATTCGGGCTCGTCGATCCCCCGCTGCAGGTAGAAGAACGAGCGGGCGATCTCGTTGCCTTCCCGCCCGGGCTTCGCGCTCTCGAGAACGCCCGCGGCGGTATGGAACATCGCGTCGAGGACGCCGTCGACCGCGCGGACGACGGGCGCGCCCGCGCGGCCGACGCACCACGCTCCCTCGAGCGTCGGGACGACGGCGTACGTCGCGCGCGGGCCGACGAAGGCCACCCCGCCCTCCTTCACGTTCCAAAGACCGCCCCACGCGACGCGGCCGCCGCACGCGTCGACGACGGCGGGGTGCTGGCTCGCGAGGATGCCGAGTCCCGCCTGGAAGAGGCGATGCAGCGGGCGGAGCCTCCGCGCGAGCGTCGCGTGGCGACGGAGCACGCAGGTAAGGAGGCGGGGAGGCGCCATGCCAGATGCGGCCGCGGCGAAACGGCGCTTCGCCCGGAGGCGAGACCCGTTCGGGGCGCGCGGCGCGGCCGGGCCCCGAACGCTTTAAGGGCCACACCCTCCATCCGCGCTCGCCCATGCGGATCGATCCCTGGTCGTCGCAGCAATCCACGGACTATCAGCGGCTGCGCGACGAGTTCGGGATCGCGGCCTTCGACTACGGCGAGCGCCTCGCCGCCCTCGCCCGACAGCGCGGGCTCCCGCCCCCGCCGCCCATCGTGCGGCGCGGCATCGTGTTCGGCGAGCGCGGCTTCGACCGCGTCTTCGGCGCGATCGAGCGCGGCGACCCCTGGGCGGTGCTCACGGGCCTCATGCCGAGCGGGCCGATGCACCTCGGCCACAAGCTCGTGATCGACCAGGTGCGCTACTACCAGAGCCTCGGCGCCGACGTCTTCATCGTCGTCGCCGACGTCGAGGCGCACGTCACGCGCGGCCTCACCCTCGAGCGCGCCCGGGAGATCGCGATGAGCGACTACCTCCCGAACTACTTCGCCCTGGGCCTCAAGCCGGACCGCACGCAGATCTACTTCCAGAGCGAGCGCGCCGCGGTCAAGGACCTCGCGTGGAAGCTCGGGCGCAGGATCAATTGGTCCACGATGGAGGCCATCTACGGATTCTCGGGCGAGACCAACATGGGGCACGCGATGGCGCCCCTCGTCCAGGTGGGCGACATCCTCCACGTGCAGCTTCCCGAGTACGGGGGGCCCCGGCCCGTCGTCGTGCCCGTCGGCGTCGACCAGGACCCGCACATCCGCCTCACCCGCGACCTCGCGCAGGCGACGCGCATCTTCTCGATCAACCACGAACCGGGCAAGGGCGTCGTGGTCGCGCTCAAGGACAACCAGGACAAGGCGACCGTCGAGCGCCTGCATGCGGCCCTCGCCCGCCGCCGGCCCGAGCTCGCGGGAAAGCCGGGCCACGAGACCAAGGCGCTCCTCGAAGCCGCGCTCCGCGAGGCGCTCCACGCGATCGGCGCGAGCGACGTCGAGAAGAACGTCCCCTACGGCACGCTCACCTGGAAGGCCGCCTCGGCGCGGGACGTGTACGACCTCGACCTCGCGCTCGCGAAGTTCGAGGCGTCGGCGCTCGAGGGCTTCGGCTTCGTCGCCCCCGCCTCGACGTACCACCGCTTCATGCAGGGGCTCACGGGCGGCAAGATGTCGTCCTCGAAGCCCGAGACGCACATCGCGCTCAACGATCCGCCCGCGCTCGCCGAGAAGAAGCTCGCGGGCGCCGTGACCGGCGGCCGCGCGACCGCCGAGGAGCAGCGCCGCCTCGGCGCCGATTGCGGCAAGTGCATGGCGTACGAGACATACGTCTACCACCTCGTCCCCGACGACGACAGGCTCGCCGAGGCCTTCGAGAAGGGCACGGGCGGGAAGATGCTCTGCGGCGAGTGCAAATCCATCTACGGCAAGCCCGCGATCGCGAAGCTCGTGGGCGACCTCGCCGACGGCCGGAAGGCCGCAGAGAGCGCCCTAAAGGCCACCGTGAGGAGCGAATGACATGGAACCCCTGAGCCCCACCGAGAAGCGCGTGCTCGTCGCGCTCGGCGCGATCGGCGAGAAGGCGACCCCGGACGAGATCCTCGCGCGCGGGGCCTTCCGCGAGATCGTCGAGGTCATGAACGGATCCTCGTGGCTGCAGGCCAAGGGCCTCGTGCGGCACGAGGAGACGATGCGGAACTTCATCGCGCTCGGCCGCGAAGGCGCCGACGCGCTCGAGCGCGGGCTCCCCGAGCGCCGCGCCCTCGTCGCCCTCGCCGCGCGCGGCGGCCGCGCGACCGTCGCCGACGTCTCGGCGGACCCGAACGTGGGCGCCGACGAGGCCAACATCGCGACCGGGTGGCTCAAGCGCAAGGGTCTCGTGGACATCCGCAAGGAAGCGGGCGGGAGCGTCCTCGAGATCACCGACCAGGGCCGGAAGCTCCTCGACGCGAGCGGCCTCATGCCCGACGAAATCGTGCTCGCGATGCTGCGCGACGGCGAGGTCCCGGAGCAGGACCTCGATCCCGACGGCCTGAAGCTCCTGCTCGGACGGCAGAACCTCGTGCGTCGCCGCGAGGAGATCACGCGCGTCGTCCACCTGACCGAGAAGGGCCGCCGCGCGCTCGTGGCGGGCATCACGATCGAGGACGAGGGCGTGAGCCAGATCACGCCCGACTTCATCACCTCGGGCGCGTGGCGGCGCGAGAAGATCCGCCCGTACGACGTGTCCGCGTTCGCGCCCACGGCGACGGGCGGCAAGAAGCACCCGCTTCGCCAGGTCATCGACGAGGTCCGCCACATCTTCCTCTCGATGGGCTTCACGGAGATCGAGGGCCCGTACGTCACGAGCGCCTTCTGGGACCTCGACGCGCTCTTCGTGCCGCAGGACCACCCGGCGCGCGCGATGCAGGACACCTTCTACCTGGAGCGGCCCGCGACCGCGGACCTCTCGAACGAGCCGTACGTGAAGAAGATCAAGGCCGTCCACGAGAACGGGGGCGGCACGGGCTCGACGGGTTGGCGCCACGCCTGGGACCCGCGCGTCGCCGAGCAGAACCTCCTGCGCACGCACACGACGCCCGACACGCTCCAGTACCTCAAGGCCCACCCGGAAGCGCCGATCAAGATCTTCAGCGTGGACCGCGTGTTCCGCAACGAGGCCATCGACGCGACGCACCTGCCCGAGTTCCACCAGGTCGAGGGCGTCGTGCACGAGGAGGGCGGCAATCTCCGTACCCTCATCGCGCTCCTGCGCGAATTCACGACGCAGCTCGGCGCGAAAGGCGTCCGCGTGCGCCCGGCGTACTTCCCCTACACGGAGCCGTCGCTCGAGTTCGAGGTCCACTACAACAACCGGTGGATGGAGCTCGGCGGCGCCGGCATCTTCAGGCCCGAGGTCACGGAGCCGATGGGCATCCGGCGCCCCGTCCTCGCGTGGGGCCTCGGCCTCGAGCGCCTCGCGATGATGAAGCTCGGCCTCAAGGACGTGCGCGAGCTGTACCTCCCCGACATCGACTGGCTCCGCTCCGCGCCGCTCGTCGACTGATCACGCGGCCAGCCCGCCGACGATCCGTCCGATCGCGAAGGCCGCAAGGCCCGCCCCGCCGCCCACGAGCGCCATCTCGAGGCCGGCGCGCAACGCCCCGGAAGGCAGGTACGCCGCGCGCGCGGCGCCGATCGCGCCGAGCGCGACGAGGGCGAGCGCCATCGCGACCGCGAAACGCCCGAGGCCCGGCCCCACGGGGACGAGAAGCGCGAGGAGCGGGACGGCGCCCGCGAGGATGAATGCGAGGAACGTGGCGAACGCGTGGCGCACGGGCTTCTCCTCCGCGACCGAGGCGCCCGTCTGCTCCAGCTCCGATTTGAGGCCGAGATAGTTGCTTGCGCCCATCGAGAGTCCGTCGGCCGCGAGGTTCGCGAGGCCGAGGACGATGGCGACGATGGGTGGGAACGCGGCGCCTTCGACGCCGCTCACGACCGCGAGCGTCGTGATGACGCCGTCGTTCGCGCCGTAGACCGCATCCCGGAGATAATGGCCCGGCCCCGTAGGAGGCCGGCCGACGACGGCGTCGGGCATGCGCGCAGCATGGGCGGACGCGCTGCTTCAGCGTGGCGCCTCGATCAGACTTCGGGCGCCTCGCCTTCCTTCTCGATTTCCTTCTTGAGGCGCTTCTGGCGCTCCTTCGCGTTGTAGCCCGTCGCGAGCTCCAGGAAGTCGTAGTAGGCGCGGATCGTCTTCTGGCTCTCCTCGCCTGCGACCTTCGGGTTCATCACGGTGTCGACGCGCAGGTGCGTCTTGCCGAGCTTCTCGACGTAGAGGCGCTGGAGCGCGCCGAAGTTCTCGACGACGTAGCCCTTGTCTTCGGTCTTCGTCTCGCCGAAGACGTCCTGCATGAGGTGGAGGAGCGCGTCGCCGTCGATGTTCTTCCAGTGGCCGCGGCGGAGCTCATAGTCGCGCATGGGAGCGCGAATCGTGGACAACGTGAAAAGCGTATCGGGTCCGGACCCGCCCGCGGTTTGAAGGGGAAGAGAGGGGCCGCGGCCTCCCAGCCGCGGCCCTCCTGACTCAAGCTTCGAGACCATCGCGGACCTGCGACGAGGCCCGCTCGAAACGGAAGAAGGCGACCTTGCCTTCGGGGTACGCGTACGCGCCGTTCACGTGCGTCGGACACATGTCGATGAGCGCGATCGGGGCGCTCATGCGACCGATCCGGTCGCGCGTCTTGGGCGCGGCGCGGCGCGCCGCCGCGTTCTTCTTCGAGCTTCGCGACGGCTTCCGTTTCGCAGTCACGCCCGAGTGTTCGCCAGGGGGTATTTCAAGGGTCTTGTACGCCCGGCCCAGGCTTCATGAGCGCGCGCGTCCTCGCGCTCGCGTGGACGACCCGACCGCGCTCGCGATCGCAGACTTCTCGCCGAGAAGCGGCGACGCGCGCGCCGCCCTCCTCTGGCCCCCGACGCGGCTCGACGTCGCGCGGCTCGTCGCGGGCCTGCGCGCCGCGAGCGGACGCGCGCGGCCGCGCGTCCTCGAGGCGGGCGCCGGCAGCGGCCTCCTCGCGCGGCTCCTCGCGGAGGCATGCGACGTCGACGCGGTGGACCCCGGCGACGCGGGCTTCGCCTCGCGCCGGGTCGGTCGTTTCTTCCCCGTCCGTTCCGCGCGCGTCGAGGACGTGGCGGCCCCGTACGACGCCGTCGTCGTGAGCTGGATGGAGGCGGGCGTCGATTGCCGCGCGGGCGTCAAGCGCCTCGCGCCCGTCATCGCGCAGGCCTTCGACCTCGGCGGGGGCTGCGGCGTCAAGGGCGCGACGAGCTACGCGCGCTTCGGCTTCGTGGACGCGGCCGCGTGGACAGGCCCCTCGTTCGAGACCGTCGACCGCGCGCTGCGCGAGCGGGGCCGCGGCCTCCCGCCGCCCCCGCCGATGAACGCGATCGAGATCGTCGTGCGCGACATCGCGCTCGCGCCCCGCGTCGCCGAAGCCGTTCGCGCCGCGAAGCCCCGGGGCGCGCCGTACGCGTGGGAGCCCGCGCTCGAGGCGCTCCGTCTCGGGCCCGGACCGGTCCTCGCGTCCGCGCCGGTCGAGCGTGTCCGGAATTAGACATCCTCGTCCCGTAAGGTTCGGGACCGGTCGCACGCCTTATGACCGGAGACGACGCCATACGTCCTCGTGAAGTCGGTCACCATCCCGCTCGGTCCGCTCGCCGGCGCCGAGGTCGAGACCCTCCTCGCCCACGCCACGGGGCTCGACGGCGTCGTCGCCGCCCTCGTGGACCTCGAGACGCGCGCCCTCCACGTCGTGTGCGCGCACCCCGGCAGCGTCGAGGTCGTCCGCGCGGCGATGCGCCCCTGGGCCGCGGCCCACGGCGAGCGCGGCCTCGCGTGACCCTTCCGCGCGCTTTTTCTCCCTTGAGACGCTAGGCCCGCCGTGGCCTCGCTCACCTTCCACCTCCTCGTCCCCCTGCTCGCGATGCTCGCCATCCCGGGCATCGACAGGAGGAAGGCGTTCTGGCTCCTCCCCCTCGTCCTGCTGCCCGACCTCGACCACTTCGTCGGCGTCCACCGGTCGTGGCTGCACAACGTGTTCCTCCTCGCGCCGACGCTCGCGGTCGCCCTCCACGCGCACCGACGGCGCGACCGCGAGACGCGGGAATGGATGCTCGTCGCGACCGCCTACCTCGCAAGCCACCTGGTGCTCGACGTCTTCGTCGGCGGCGCGACGCTGCTCTGGCCGTTCACCGACTACAACGTGTGCTACTACTTCACCATCGTCGTCGCGACCGCCACCAACACGCCCCACTTCTACTACGGCGACTGCAGCGCGCCCGGCGCCCCCACGACCGTCGAGTTCTACCCGTGGCTCGATTACGACGAAACCGCCGCCTGGGCGTTCATCCTCGTCGCCATCCTCGCCGTCGGGGTCCTGAAGGTCCGCCGCTTCGTCTCGCATCGAAGAAAGGGCGTCAAGTCTCAAGCAAGCGGGCCCCGCGACGACGAGGCATGAGCCTCGCCGCATGGGGCGTCGCCTTCGCCATCCTGGGCATCCTCATCACGTTGAGCAACGTCCTCGGCTTCGTCGTCGGCCTTCCCATCCTCGTGACCGGCATCCTCCTGTTCATCGTCGGCCTCGTCATCGCCCTCGTGAGCTGGCCCGTCAAGGCCATCTGGCGCACCCGACGCCACGCCTGATCAGGGCAGCTTGAAATCCGCGGGGCGGCCGCACTTCGGACACCACGGGTTGAAATGCGCGTCCAGGACCGGACCCGTCCCCTCCCAGCCGCACAGGCACCAGAACGCGATTTCGGGGGCGTTTGCCATCGAGCGCGCCAAGGCGCCGACGCGGCATAAGCCCGACACCCGCGCCCGCGCTGGGCGCCGGATGCCGGGACTCGGGACCGGGCGCCGTGCGCCGGGTGACGGGCGCCGGGATTCGGGACCGGGCGCCGGGTCCGGGTCCGGGACCGGGCGCCGGGTCCGGGACCGGGACCGGGTCCGGGTCCGGGTCCGGGACCGGGACCGGGACCGGGTCCGGGTCGGGGGCGGCGTGGCCCTTATGCCGGACCCCGCCTTCCCCCGCGCGTGATCCCCGAGAACGACGACGCAATCCTCGCGTGGGTGCGCGCCGCCCAGGGCGAAGGCCCCGAACCGCTCCCGGAGCTCGCGAAGCTCACGCGCGAGGCCGAGGTGACGCCCCTCTCCCCCGAGGAGCTTCGGCTCATCGCGCTCCTCGCGCGCGCCCACGACGCGAAGCGCGTCCTCGAGATCGGGACCGCCCTCGGCAACGCGACCGCGTGGCTCCTCGGGTCGCTTCCGGACGACGCGACCGTCGACACGATCGAGATCGACGAGCCCCGCGCCGAGGCCGCGCGCAAGAACCTGGAGACGCTCGGCTTCGCCGGGCGCGCGAACGTCATCGCGGACGACGCGCGCCACGCCGTGCCCGGCCTCGCCGGGACGTACGACTTCGTCCTCCTCGACGCTGACCCCATGATCTACCCCGGCATCTTCCAGTTCCTCGCGCCGAAGATGAGACCCGGCGCGCTCCTCGTCGTCGCGCACGTCTTCGCGAAGGGGGCGGCCCCCAAGGGCGCGAACGCGGCGGGCCTCGGGGCGCGCGCGTTCCTCGACCAGCTCACGCGGTCGCGGAAGTTCGCAAGCGCCGTCCTGATGGCGGGCGACGGGCTCGCCCTCGCGCGACGCGAGGACGCGTAGAAGGATGGGTTGACTCCCGGCCCCCGATCAGGGGGCGCCGCTCGAAAGCGGCGTCACGCCCCGTTTGGTGTGTGTCGTCGGCCGTTCGTGGGATGCAAAGGAGTCCGCGCATGAGGGATGCGTGGCCCGAGGCGTGTCCCGCGGCTGGCTCGGAAATGGGATGGGATGCGTGAGTCGCCACGGGACGGCGTGGGGCCGTCGCGCGGCGGTCGGCGGCGCAATCATCCGGGTACCGGAGGCCGGTGAGCCCTGACCCGATCCTTAGGAACGAGCTTCCCGAAATGAAGCTGGCGCTTCGCGCCGCGGGCGTGCTACGCCGCGGCGGGCGCGGGCTTTTGAAGCGCGCCGGACCGCACCGTTAAGGGGGCCCCGCGCCATCGCGGCGACATGCACGTCCGCCCCGCCGGCGAGCCCATCCTCGCGAAGTTCCGACACGAGAACGGCACCCACCTCCGACTCCAGGCGTTCCTCGCCGTCCGCGACGGCGAGCGTCGCGTCGCGACGATGCGGCTCGAGGCGAGCCCCGACGCCTGGTCCCTCCCGGGCGAGAACATCCGCCTCAACGAGGCGCCGCTCGACGCCGCGAAGCGCGTCGCGAAGTCGTGGTTCGAGACGCCGCTCGGCGAGCCGAAGCTCGTCGACGTCCAGAGCTATCCGGCCACGGGCCCCGAGGACGACCGGTGGTATCTCATCCTCGTGTACGAAGTGAACGCCCCGAAGGACCTCAAGGGCACGCCCGACACGCTCGAGCTCGTCTTCACGCCCGTCGGCAAGGCGCCCGGGGAGTTCTACGGGGACCACGCCTCCGTTTTCGCGCGTCTTGCGAAGTAGAAAAAGCGGAGCCGCGCGCGGGGGAACGCGCGGCTCGGAGGAGATTCAGCGCCGCATGCCGGAGGTCGGCTGCGCGCGCGCCTTCTCGCCGCCCGCGCTGCCGCCCATCTGCTGCTTCATGTGCTGGATCATCTCCTTCGTCTCGTCCTTGAACTCGCGGAAGTCCACCGCCATGCCGTTCAGGACCGTGGACCACATGCGGGTCGTGGCGGCCATGAAGGTGGCCTCGCGCAGCTCCTCCTCGGTCGCGCCGAGCGCCTTCGCGGCCTCCGTGTGGTAGAGGACGCAGTACGTGCAGGGGATCTGCGACGCGACGCCGAGGCCGATGAGC
This genomic window from Candidatus Thermoplasmatota archaeon contains:
- the purQ gene encoding phosphoribosylformylglycinamidine synthase subunit PurQ translates to MKRKDIRVAVLRIEGTNSEAETARCFSELGASAELVHMNQLDRSKVAPEDFRRLEDYQALMIPGGFSAGDYIRAGAIWAARLKSRHAKELEAFVAEGKPVGGICNGFQVLVEVGLLPAIGHEVMSPDPQAVLHINDSNRYECRPVHLKHVNKGRCVATRGIRTGEVRTIIASHGEGKLLYPKDAIARILKDLEKNDQILFRYVGPDGKPAGYPWNPNGAPGDVAGITNEAGTVFGMMPHPERVFHRYQHPDWTRDAKAKPDAAGDGRAIFEGVLRYVEKTL
- the endA gene encoding tRNA-intron lyase; amino-acid sequence: MAPTGSLKGNRVLLRDEKEASPLYNKGAFGTPLSGGGIDLDIVEALYLVDAGRLSVEDAGRRMDPADLLALGARSEREFEVRYVVYRDLRNRGFLVKAGVPSQDPLVKAYDFHLYPRGGFPGKTPSSTLVRAGTERVAFHAARWAEEAARAAGLGKSLLAAIVDEEGDLTYYDVKLADPRGEVPVRPRDHSGERAHLLADRVVAHGALADALASEEHYGRALSPGRQLSPEETLYLLEETGMGLEDAASGERVAASAFRARARGLNPEFDALYPVFRDLRARALVVKTGFKYGTHFRVYRSGPDEGHAPYLVHVLGEKGVPWPEIAGFIRLAHGVRKAMLFATSGGRYVELTRTRP
- a CDS encoding CBS domain-containing protein gives rise to the protein MHVEHFMTPHPVACDASDTVDKVARQMRDKGVGAVVVLERGKVAGIVTDRDIATTVVAEGLAPDRTPVEDVMTRDPARLTLDDNIFSAIDTMRSANVARRIPVVNEYNELLGIVSISDVAVVAKDLIEAVLLEETHQAMEETHVLTGGKRILRALRSPTKAERLPPEEALRPVTAPTPEGPAPSTGRP
- a CDS encoding tryptophan--tRNA ligase, giving the protein MRIDPWSSQQSTDYQRLRDEFGIAAFDYGERLAALARQRGLPPPPPIVRRGIVFGERGFDRVFGAIERGDPWAVLTGLMPSGPMHLGHKLVIDQVRYYQSLGADVFIVVADVEAHVTRGLTLERAREIAMSDYLPNYFALGLKPDRTQIYFQSERAAVKDLAWKLGRRINWSTMEAIYGFSGETNMGHAMAPLVQVGDILHVQLPEYGGPRPVVVPVGVDQDPHIRLTRDLAQATRIFSINHEPGKGVVVALKDNQDKATVERLHAALARRRPELAGKPGHETKALLEAALREALHAIGASDVEKNVPYGTLTWKAASARDVYDLDLALAKFEASALEGFGFVAPASTYHRFMQGLTGGKMSSSKPETHIALNDPPALAEKKLAGAVTGGRATAEEQRRLGADCGKCMAYETYVYHLVPDDDRLAEAFEKGTGGKMLCGECKSIYGKPAIAKLVGDLADGRKAAESALKATVRSE
- a CDS encoding phenylalanine--tRNA ligase subunit alpha; this translates as MEPLSPTEKRVLVALGAIGEKATPDEILARGAFREIVEVMNGSSWLQAKGLVRHEETMRNFIALGREGADALERGLPERRALVALAARGGRATVADVSADPNVGADEANIATGWLKRKGLVDIRKEAGGSVLEITDQGRKLLDASGLMPDEIVLAMLRDGEVPEQDLDPDGLKLLLGRQNLVRRREEITRVVHLTEKGRRALVAGITIEDEGVSQITPDFITSGAWRREKIRPYDVSAFAPTATGGKKHPLRQVIDEVRHIFLSMGFTEIEGPYVTSAFWDLDALFVPQDHPARAMQDTFYLERPATADLSNEPYVKKIKAVHENGGGTGSTGWRHAWDPRVAEQNLLRTHTTPDTLQYLKAHPEAPIKIFSVDRVFRNEAIDATHLPEFHQVEGVVHEEGGNLRTLIALLREFTTQLGAKGVRVRPAYFPYTEPSLEFEVHYNNRWMELGGAGIFRPEVTEPMGIRRPVLAWGLGLERLAMMKLGLKDVRELYLPDIDWLRSAPLVD
- a CDS encoding VIT1/CCC1 transporter family protein, with the protein product MPDAVVGRPPTGPGHYLRDAVYGANDGVITTLAVVSGVEGAAFPPIVAIVLGLANLAADGLSMGASNYLGLKSELEQTGASVAEEKPVRHAFATFLAFILAGAVPLLALLVPVGPGLGRFAVAMALALVALGAIGAARAAYLPSGALRAGLEMALVGGGAGLAAFAIGRIVGGLAA
- a CDS encoding DUF5611 family protein codes for the protein MRDYELRRGHWKNIDGDALLHLMQDVFGETKTEDKGYVVENFGALQRLYVEKLGKTHLRVDTVMNPKVAGEESQKTIRAYYDFLELATGYNAKERQKRLKKEIEKEGEAPEV
- a CDS encoding metal-dependent hydrolase → MASLTFHLLVPLLAMLAIPGIDRRKAFWLLPLVLLPDLDHFVGVHRSWLHNVFLLAPTLAVALHAHRRRDRETREWMLVATAYLASHLVLDVFVGGATLLWPFTDYNVCYYFTIVVATATNTPHFYYGDCSAPGAPTTVEFYPWLDYDETAAWAFILVAILAVGVLKVRRFVSHRRKGVKSQASGPRDDEA
- a CDS encoding class I SAM-dependent methyltransferase, with the protein product MIPENDDAILAWVRAAQGEGPEPLPELAKLTREAEVTPLSPEELRLIALLARAHDAKRVLEIGTALGNATAWLLGSLPDDATVDTIEIDEPRAEAARKNLETLGFAGRANVIADDARHAVPGLAGTYDFVLLDADPMIYPGIFQFLAPKMRPGALLVVAHVFAKGAAPKGANAAGLGARAFLDQLTRSRKFASAVLMAGDGLALARREDA
- a CDS encoding carboxymuconolactone decarboxylase family protein, translated to MAAAKVNLVATRTLPPEHVPQNIKSEIEQSLGMVPSFFGAVPKTAVETAWMSMRDFESSEETKLDNKTKQLIGLGVASQIPCTYCVLYHTEAAKALGATEEELREATFMAATTRMWSTVLNGMAVDFREFKDETKEMIQHMKQQMGGSAGGEKARAQPTSGMRR